GTTCGAAGACTAAAATGTAGGTAGCGAGGTAaaggttttgtaaaaatatctgcaAGTTGACGAGTACTGGGAATGTAAGAGACAATCAAGGATCCAGAAGCAACCTTTTCAcggacaaaataaaaatctacttCAATATGCTTTGTGCGAGCATGTAGAACAGGGTTAAGTGAGAGAGCAATAGCTGACTTGTTGTCACAGAAGAGAGATGTTGGAGCAGATAAGCCAATGCCGATGTCTCGAAGGACAAAACTAACCCATGTAAGATCAGCTGTTGCTGAGGCTAAGGCTCGATATTCAGCTTCTGTCGATGAACGAGAGACTGTAGATTGCCGTTTTGCTGACCAAGAAATGAGGTTAGAGCCAAGATATGTACAAAAACCAGTAGTAGATCGCCTGGTAGTACTACATCCTGCCCAATCCGCATCAGCAAAACCATACAAATGCATGAAGCTATTGGAATGAATGGTTAGTCCAAGAGTAACAGTGCCTTTCACGTATCGAAGAACTCTTTTGAGCTTGTGAAAATCACCTAATGTAGGCTGCTGCATCTTTTGACAGAGTAGATTAGtggcataagcaatatctgGACGAGTTATAGTGAGATACTGAAGTCCACCCACAAGACTTCGATACTCAAGGGGATGCTGCAATAGGATATCATCAGTTATCATGGCCGCAGGCCGTAATGAGAGAGGAGTAGAAACAGGTCTGCAATCTTTCATATTAGCTCGAGTAAGTAAATCAAGAGCATATTTGGtctgagaaagaaataaatcttGTGTGGTTTGTTTAACCTcaattcccaaaaaataatgCAGAAgaccaagatccttcatatgaaattgAAGGCTTAGTAGATGAATTAAGTTGGAAACTAAGTGAGGTGAACTTCCAGTGAGcacaatatcatctacatagagcAATAACAGTATGGTGTCTGAGCCATGgtgaaaaacaaataatgaaggATCCGTGGTGCTGCaagaaaacccattttcaagaagaaagatactgaatttatcaaaccaggctcgaggtgcttgACGAAGACCATACAAGGATTTCTTAAGCAGACATACATGATGAGGCTTCTGAGGGTGTATAAAACCTGGTGGCTGCTGCATATACACTGTTTCATTTAAAGTGCCATGTAGGAaggcattcttaacatcaagctgatGGATTGACCAATGCTTTGTCATTGCCACAGAAAGAATAATTCGAATAGTAGCATGTTTAATGACAGGGCTGAAGGTCTCTGTAAAATCaataccttcttcttgatgaaacccCTTAGCTACTAATCTTGCTTTAAGCCTATCAAGCTTACCATCTGCAGTAAGTTTAGTCTTAAACACCCACTTGCACCCTATAACATTCATGTGATCAGTTTGAGGCACTAATTCCCATGTCTGATTTGTGTATAAggcatccatttcatcttgcattgcttgatacCATCCTCTCGTCTCGCCAAAGGCAGATTTGACTGCTTTTGGTTCGAGAGGAACTTTATACTCGGCCaagcatgcatatttaggattaggtTTGACTATTCCAGATTTTAATCTGGTTTGCATAGGATGAACAGACATAATACCTTGTGTATTGTCTGAAGAACTGCTTTGTGGTTGATCGGTATTAACCTCTGTCAGTGTTGGCATAGAACACATTTGTTCCTCAGTATCCACTTGCAGTAATTCAGTAGAGTGAGTATTGTCTGGAGAACTACCTTGCACTTGATCAGTATCAACCTCTGGCAATGTTGGCATCAAACCTATTGGTTCCTCAGTATGCATTTGTGATGCATGAATGTGAGAGTTCTGTATTAATCCAGTATCTTGCAAATACCCCATCTGTTCATTGGACATAGACTGAACTTGTTCTGTAGTTATAGAGTCTAGAAATGTTACTCCATTTATCCACTGTTTGTACAAGTTTGTACCTTGATGATACTCAGTTGGTAGTCGACTGATGAAGGGAAAAACTGATTCATCAAACACCACATGACGACTTACATAGATATGTCCATTAGTGGGTAGAAGACATCGATATCCTTTATGTTTTTCACTATATCCCAAAAAATACATATAAGAGATCTTGGATCAAGCTTATGCTGTGCATATGGTCTCGAGACAGGGGATAACAAGCACATCCAAAGACCCTTAAATGTGTATAGCTTGGTTTTTGTTGATACAATTTTCTGTAGGGTGAATCCATATGGAGCTTTGAAGGTGAAGCAGATTAATGATATAATTTGCTGTAATGAAAGCATCTACCCAGTATTTTAAGGGTACTTTGGCATGATATAGCATTGCTAGTCCTAGCTCCACCACATGTCGATGTTTTCTTTCAGATAGACCATTCTGTTCTGGTGTATAAGGACAGGAAATGTGTTGTTTAATTCCACATTGTTGTAGATAATTTTGAACTTTGTTGCTGGTGAACTCACCTCCTCCATCACACTGAAAGAATTTTATCTTATGATCAAACTGATTCTCGACTTGCTTTTGAAACAGGATAAAGATGTCATAGAATTCTGACTTCTGTTTCATTGGATACAGCCAACTGTATCGAgagaaatcatccacaaaaatgacatagtatCGAAATTTTTGAAAGGATTGAACTGGTGAGGGTCCccaaacatcacaatgtatctttTCTAGAGGAGTATTAGATGTATAGTCTGACATAGGAAAGGGTAAGGCTAAACTCTTAGCAATCGGCAACTACATATGCCTTGAGTTCTTGAATTACATTGAATTAGGTGCTGATTATGCAGATACTTCACTGTTTTTAAACTGGTATGTGCCAGCCTCTGATGCCATAAGTCTTCTCCTACTTCTTTTTGAACTCGAGTGAAGAAAACTTCTTTGACTTTAGGATCAACTTGATACAGTCCCTTGACTTTGCTTCCTAGCCTCACTGTTGTATTGTTGCAGTTGTCCTTCAGATATACCCCatgtttgtcaaaaataaaagaacatggATAATCATCTGTTAACTTCAAATGCATTTACAAgaggtttttctttatttctagaACTATCAAAACATCATTCAGTGGTAATGAGCTAGTTGTTGTATGCAATAAGCCATCACCAACACAGGAGATTGATAAACAAGAACCGTCTCCTATCATAACAGTATCAGTACCACTATATAAAGAACAGTATTGAAGCATACCAGGGTCTGCAGTGATATGAGCTGAGGCTCCTGTATCTGGATACCATTTAGTGCCATGTGAGTCTTCAATATGCATTGCTGCTAGTGCAGTTGGTATTTCATCCGCTTGATATGAATTATCAAAGCGATACCAGCATCGAAGTGCCAGTATGACTCCGGCCTTTTACAGATTTGGCATTCTAATGGACTATTACTTGTTATTTTCACACTCTGCATATTCTGACCAGATGCTACACTTTGTGGTGGATACGACTTAGTGGCTTGATACTTTTGGGAAGAATTTACATATGGTCTGAACCCTTGTCCATAGTTAGACCAATTATGTGACAATTTGTTAACCTGATCTTCTTGATTTAGACTCGGGTTATTCATCCTGTAATGCTGATTTCTTCCTGTTTCAACATAGTCATTACCACGATCTCTAATATTCATTGCACGACCCCTGCCATAACCATATCCACCTCGACTATTTCCTCTTTGATTTCTGAAGTTAGAGTTTTGCACAATTCCAGCCGACTTTCTTTGGCCATAGTAGGCTAGATTAGGATTATATTGATTCACAGAATATGTCTGTAGCCTGGTTTCAAATCTCTCGAGCTGAGATATAACCTCATCATAATCTGGTTGAGGTTTTAAGCAATACATTGTTGTTCTGAAGCTTTCATATTCCGAACCTAATCCCTCGAGAACACCAAACATCTTGGTTATCTCATCAACAGGTTTTCCAATGGCATTAAGTTGATCACAAACAGACTTAAACTCTCGAAGATACACATTCAATGTTCTATCTCTTTTCTGACATGCTTGCAATTTTCCCCTAAGTTCGAATTCTTTTGCTACTGACTTCTGTGTAAACCGATTAAGAAGAGTCTGCCATACCTCATATGATGTTTCTAGCCCAATGATCAAGCTTAAGATGTTCTCGAATCTTTGCTCCACTTATCCAAGATGAGATTAACTGATCGGTCTTCATCCAATCTGTATGATCAGGATTCACCACTTCCGTTTCACTTCCTTCAATCTCAATCTGCATCATTTGAGCTGGTGGTGGTGTTTCGCCATTGATGAATCCAAAAAGATCCTGACTTCGCAGGAACCTATGAAACTGTGCTTGCCAAAgtagaaaattatcttcaactaGTTTTATTGTAACAAAGTTTGCTATATTGACATGGATCGGGAATGGATACTTCTGTATCCTTGCTGCCATTATGTATTTCCAGAAGCTCTTGAAGATACGATTTCTCGACTATTCTCAAACAGAAACCAGATTCTGCTCTTGATCTTCTTACTTTCTTCTGGATCACACGAACTTTACAGGATTTCGAACAGTATAGCAGAGAAAACTAGAGCTCTCAGgatagctctgataccatgtgaagaaaCGAAGAACAGAGAGAACAAAGAATAGAGAACAGAGAATGAAGAACAGAGAcacaagatgaagaggaagaatttcttttcttctcgaATCAAAAGGAGCAAAAGCATTTATTCAACTGAGAGCTTTCTCTATCTGTTCTACAATTTCACTTCTTGCTTTTCTCCCCACACTCTCTCTATACTTTCCTCTGTAGTTTTATACTcaaggaagatgatgaaaacGAATCAACCGACTCAACACCGGTTTAACAACTTCGGTTCTACAAATAACAGACTAACCGCTCTAATGAATTATGACACGtgtatttacttttcttttaagtCTTCCAGCTCTGCAAACACGTGTGATGAGCAAACTCTCTCTTCAAGTCAGTCTTGAATTATCTTCAAATGTTTCTTCGTTTCTTATGCATTGCCACAGATGCGATGCATTGCCACAGATGCAGTCTTCAAGTCAGCTTCTTTAACAGCGCGAACGCTTCGTCCAAGAAGTCATCCATCGATTCGAACTGGAAATCGAGGGCCTTCTCCCAATCTTCCCACTTCGCATCGCTCTGCAATTCCTTCTTGCACGCCAAATCCGGGGACACCACGTGCTCTGAGCAGCTAGAATCCGTGTGCAGCCTCGGCACCGACTCCGATGAGTCCATGTACACGTGATCCGTAGTCATTGGCGAATGCCCGTACTGCGGAGTTGTGTACAGGTTCAGCGCCCCTGGCATAACAATCTGCGGCTTGATCTCCGTTTCGGGGAATTCTGCAGGTTTACTGAGCGTGGAAGGGAAATGCTTCTCTATGGTGCCCTTCTTGTTGTATATCCGGCAAAGAACCCAGTCATCAAGCTGCAATATTAGTAAGGCTCGACGTTAATCATTGAGGTTCCTTTAATGAACTCGTCCAATTACATGTGGGGAACACCGAAAACAgtgagaagaaggaaagacagTAATTACCCTCGagttcttctttttggccggCGGATCGATCGACATTGGCGAGACGGTACTCGTGCATGATCCAATTGGTCTTCACTCCTTTAGGAGCTTTCCCGGCATTAAACACTAGCGCCTTTTTTATGCCTAGCGTCTTTGGGTGGCCGATCGGCTTATCAGCTCCAGTCGCCTTCCAAAACCCAGTTCCGGCTACCCGGTTCGGCCGTGACCCGTTGGGGTACTTGCGGTCCCTTGGAGAAAAGAAGTACCATTCTTTTTCGCCGTACAGAGCCATTTCTGCAAAATCCCAAGCCAAACTCTATCAGAAATCATGTCCTTACAGTAACAAATCCAAGTAAAAACGGattttttcacaagaaaatcacCCAAAAACCGGCAAAACTCGTCGACCCATTTCCCAGAATGGAATGATTCACCAAAACCAACACAAGTAGGAACAGAAATTGATCAGGAACGGAGCCTGCAGAAGCAGAGAAAGGGCCTGAAAGTACCAGGAAGGTCCCAGGGGTTGAACTTGTAGAGATCGATCTCCGCAATGACGGGGGCGGAGATGGGGAGAGAAGAGCACTGGCGAATCAAGTAATGGCTCACCAACTCCTCGTCCGTGGGGTGGAACCTGAACCCCGCTGGCAACTCCAACTGcgccttcttcatcttctcgctCTCAACTCTGTTCGTCTTCTTCCGCAACTCTTTGGTCCCCTACTTTTCACTCTCCAAGCTTCGAGCTCCTTCGACTTCGGAACATGAGCCGACTAGGGGTATATATACAGACACGGCCTCTGCCTATTGGGGTAATTCTGACACGTGAGGTAGACGAGACAGGTTGCATCTGGATCGAACCTGAGCTCCTTCAGGAACAAGTGGTGACGGCAGGCGAGACAGCCGAGTCGACGGGTCAATCGCAGGTGGACACGTGCCATGGCGTCCGTCAGCTAATTTGTCTGAACTCGGGGAATGGGTAGAGGGGAGTGGCGGCGACGGTAATTAAAATGATCTCTCGCCACTCCTTGACCGTCGCGCCACCTTGCCCTTTTGCCCCCTCATGGAGTCCAACCCCTTCTTCTGGGAATGTTCTTCGTAGCATAGAATTTTCGGGAACATAATTCCTGGCTGTGGAGAAAATACACATAATtcgttcttttctttatcttgcTCTTATCTAATTTTCAACTTGATTTTTGACCAGTCATCTTATTTTCCTTCGACCTGTCAAATCGCCTATACAAACACATATCATGATTTATTAAAGCATATATGGCTACATGAGTTACCTCTTAAATTTAAGTAAGCTCCTAAAATGCTTCATCTTAGCCCTCATTCGGAtcattaagagagagagagagagagagtatttcATCTCCCTAGAGAGGAGAAAGATTGAGGGGGAAATTGAGGGTACTAAGGCGTGCGGGCacaacaattttaaaataagaaatgcatCCGTCGAGATCTCTACAATACAAATAGATAGACAGCAAAGACCCTCATAGGAATGAAAAATCCCCTTTCTTGATAAGGTAACCTTTAACCAACATcaaagatccaagaaagcctTTGGTTAAAGGCTAGAGGTAACCCGCTAAGATAGCAATGAAGTCAAAGGAGGTTGATTTTTTAAGTCTTCTCCTGCGGATTAACTGAGGATGGATTGATGACCTTCGGCGGCTTTACTTGGATGGGTCAAACAACGCTGGGAGGTGGTGGGATTTTGACCACATTTGACCAATGTTGCACGTTGAATATAAATAATTCACATATGGGCTACGAAAGTAGCAATAACTCGTGCTATTAAGCAACATGAATGGCATGATTACTACTCTTATTAGGCATGGTTCTTTAGTGAAAACCATCAAACCTCAAAAGTCGTAATTTACGAAACCCATGTACATGGTAAAAAGTCAGACACTTTGTCGCGGTTGAAGCCAATGGAAGAATCTACATTAGACACCTGgcggaaaaaaattaaaaattatgcaTAAGAAGAGAAAGATTTTTGTCTAAAAAGTGTTATGCCAGtaaacatacatacatacatacatacatacatacatacacacatacatacacacatacatacatacacacacacatacatacacacatacatacatacatatacatacatatacatacatacatacatacatatatatatatatatatatatatatatatatatataaagttatGTTAAATATCTTACATATTGGTACTTGGTTGCGCCATATCCTATTTTTGATATTAATAGagtttgaaatatatatatatatatatatatatatatatatatatagaagtcatcatcgattccttaattTTCTAGAAGGCCCTGGTTTTCCTCTATCTTCAGTTGTAAGAAACCAAATCCATAATTAGCGGAATATACATATTGATGTTACCCGCAtgcaaatttaattgaaaattactaTAAATGATGTCTTGTAACCCATTCGATTGGAAAATGGTTCATGAATATTTTCGCCAATTATGGATGAAGCAAAATATGTTTTCTCTCGAGGATCAATGTCGCCACAGTGAAGGAATAATAAGCTTATGTAACCCTATCTAAcctaaaaatgaaatgaaagggAGTAGATAAATGAAGAAGTAGGGAAAATAGTGATGCACAAGCTTCTAGTTTGACCAGTTACTACgagaatgataaccattttttcaaaatcaatttctgtttaaaaattaattttctttatttatattcATTGGATgaatttctaagaaaaaaatacgcatttgataaacttacaaaatttatgttcctggaatataaatttatttaataacaacacaaaatttctccctctcaAGTGGTGATGGGAGGTGGTTGGCAGGTAGGTAGGTTGGCGGCGAGATATCGGTGTCCAGCAATTGGAGGCTGACGACCGGCGTCTCGTGGCAGGTGTCCTGCAGCGATAACAGCGAGTGTCCGATGGTGGGCGATTAGCGCTAGGTGGGTAGCAAGTAGTAATGAGAGTAAACGATAATAAGAGTATTCATTTCTtacttttgttctagaaattaaaaaaaagctaaaaattttaatttatgatttttatccCAAATCTAGTTCTGCAATAtaaatctattttagaaatagaaaatgaaattgcattatcaaacagatttctgtttcaAGCATATTTCAAGAgacagaaaaacagagaaatagagaaatataatgGTTATGATGTGCTCTCTTAAATGTCAATGTTGGAGAAATATGAAGGAAGTCATGTAGGTTGATGTCCGAGACGTGTTCCATGAGATAGGCATACATGGGAAGGTCCAAATAAAAGAGGATAAACACAAAGAGGAATCTACTTAGATAGCGCCATGTCTTATTTTCGTGTAATACATCGCCCCCGGTATTGCctaaagaagaaagggaagttcAACGATTACTCCCATCTTCCAATTAGAATGGAGGAGCAATCGTCCTTAGATAGAAACTTACTTCGCCAGGCAATTGAATATATATCGAGCACGTCTCGAGTATTTTCATTATTGTAATCTTCCCCATGGCCATGTGGGATCATCACATTGTGACTGTGGGACAAAACGGGTTCTTTAATTGAGCATATTCGATTTCAAAAACTCCAAAGCTTTATTAGATAGATTCGACATAATACTGGCACCGTGTTTGTCCTGACACTGAGCAAAGTTTATGCAACTTACGAGAAAAGAATGGGGTTGAGTTTATACTAATTAAGATGTTAAAACATTATGGCTGTTTTGTAAATAAGAGCTTGTGAACCTCTTGGGAATAACCATTcccaaaacaaaatcaaataccTTAGTaatctttttatatattaatgGGTGTTTGGAGCTCTCTGAGCATccaagttattctcaccgatgAGACAATTCTTCATCCCTGTTCATccagaaaatatcaaaa
Above is a window of Eucalyptus grandis isolate ANBG69807.140 chromosome 9, ASM1654582v1, whole genome shotgun sequence DNA encoding:
- the LOC120288235 gene encoding LOW QUALITY PROTEIN: NAC domain-containing protein 2-like (The sequence of the model RefSeq protein was modified relative to this genomic sequence to represent the inferred CDS: inserted 2 bases in 1 codon); the protein is MKKAQLELPAGFRFHPTDEELVSHYLIRQCSSLPISAPVIAEIDLYKFNPWDLPEMALYGEKEWYFFSPRDRKYPNGSRPNRVAGTGFWKATGADKPIGHPKTLGIKKALVFNAGKAPKGVKTNWIMHEYRLANVDRSAXAKKKNSRLDDWVLCRIYNKKGTIEKHFPSTLSKPAEFPETEIKPQIVMPGALNLYTTPQYGHSPMTTDHVYMDSSESVPRLHTDSSCSEHVVSPDLACKKELQSDAKWEDWEKALDFQFESMDDFLDEAFALLKKLT